From Chryseobacterium salivictor, a single genomic window includes:
- a CDS encoding putative porin, with translation MRFILFCIFLFSYNLNAQIVNKTDSNRVKPGDTLVIDSGFKDSLKIFKPTIYDYTYRTQFSEKKIFDTVFTHDKTFIFSQYNNRDNFGKVQFANVGSGFNPLVFEVDTEQNLSLLPANKSYFIKGIKEIRYYDVKTPTASFIYHNSVRNGAVLQSTYTQNIGREFNFAVEYTGLRSQGHYLNSLAANNEVLFSGHYLSKNGKYEAFAHFIHQNVNNQENGGIADLDLFLNGNSDFNNRENLQVNLSGSNSQFAYRRYYFSHEFKPFNSEKFPFKIRHTIFSQTNKYYYNQSSPERYYFSDPLELDDYPASLKKYSKNLSNTVSILFDKENFKLDAGVRHQMIKLGVGTPFPAALGFPQEISENRIGAVGNLVVKLWDKIALNSNLEFSTGKEFGSFIRSQNVVRFEPIPDYFVNAKVNFQSASPSFNLLLNPSVYKKFNYYFADPKNQSITEIGGDLNLKWFKSSVFANYFRIDNYTYLNAEAFPQQSSSSVNISQIGGDATFSYGKFHLNPKVLFQSAINNKELLPMPNFVGRANLFYQTKAFKNAAEIQTGVKVYYFSKFASREFFPVLNEFILPNENSYAIGGQPIADVYFNMKVKRMFFFIEAQHLNTTFMKNKSFTAPYYPLYDFRLNLGIVWYLFS, from the coding sequence ATGAGATTCATCCTTTTCTGCATATTCCTTTTTAGTTATAACCTGAATGCACAGATTGTTAACAAAACTGACTCTAACCGTGTGAAACCCGGTGACACCTTAGTGATCGATTCGGGATTCAAAGATTCGCTGAAAATTTTTAAACCAACCATTTACGATTATACCTACAGAACACAGTTCTCGGAGAAGAAAATCTTCGATACGGTTTTTACCCACGACAAAACTTTTATATTTTCTCAATACAATAACCGGGATAATTTCGGCAAAGTTCAGTTCGCCAATGTCGGTTCAGGATTTAATCCTTTGGTATTCGAAGTAGATACGGAGCAAAACCTGTCGCTGCTTCCGGCCAATAAATCTTATTTTATTAAAGGAATTAAGGAGATCAGGTATTATGATGTAAAAACACCAACCGCCTCATTTATTTACCACAATTCGGTGCGGAATGGAGCGGTTCTGCAATCCACCTACACCCAAAATATCGGCAGAGAATTCAACTTCGCCGTAGAATATACCGGACTTCGCTCACAAGGCCATTATCTCAACTCTTTGGCTGCCAATAATGAAGTCCTGTTTTCCGGACACTACCTTTCAAAAAACGGCAAATACGAAGCCTTTGCGCATTTTATTCATCAGAACGTCAACAATCAGGAGAATGGTGGAATCGCCGATCTGGATTTGTTTCTCAATGGAAATTCCGACTTTAACAACCGCGAAAATCTGCAGGTTAACCTGAGCGGTTCCAATTCGCAGTTTGCGTACCGGCGCTATTATTTCAGCCATGAATTTAAACCTTTCAATTCAGAAAAATTTCCGTTTAAAATCCGGCATACCATTTTCAGTCAGACGAATAAATATTATTATAATCAATCTTCGCCGGAGCGCTATTACTTCAGCGATCCTTTAGAGTTGGATGATTATCCGGCCTCTTTAAAAAAATATTCAAAAAATTTGAGCAATACGGTAAGCATTCTTTTTGATAAAGAAAACTTTAAGTTGGATGCAGGAGTTCGCCATCAAATGATCAAACTGGGAGTTGGTACGCCTTTTCCGGCTGCTTTGGGTTTTCCTCAGGAAATTTCGGAAAACAGAATTGGTGCTGTCGGAAATCTGGTGGTGAAACTTTGGGATAAAATAGCACTAAATTCAAATCTGGAATTCTCTACCGGAAAAGAATTCGGCAGTTTTATCCGTTCTCAAAACGTGGTGCGGTTTGAACCCATTCCCGATTATTTCGTCAATGCAAAAGTGAACTTCCAGTCGGCTTCACCAAGTTTTAATTTGCTGCTCAATCCTTCGGTTTATAAAAAATTTAATTATTATTTTGCAGACCCGAAAAACCAAAGCATTACCGAAATTGGTGGTGACCTGAATTTGAAATGGTTTAAAAGCAGTGTTTTTGCCAATTATTTCAGAATCGATAATTATACTTATTTGAATGCAGAAGCATTTCCACAGCAGAGTTCTTCCTCGGTAAATATTTCCCAGATCGGTGGCGACGCAACATTTTCTTATGGTAAATTCCATCTCAATCCGAAAGTGCTTTTCCAATCTGCGATCAATAATAAAGAACTTTTGCCGATGCCGAATTTTGTCGGAAGAGCCAATCTTTTTTACCAGACCAAAGCATTTAAAAACGCTGCCGAAATTCAGACCGGAGTTAAAGTTTATTATTTTTCAAAGTTTGCCTCCCGTGAATTTTTCCCGGTGCTGAATGAATTTATTTTGCCTAATGAAAATTCGTACGCGATTGGTGGGCAGCCAATTGCCGATGTTTATTTTAATATGAAAGTGAAAAGAATGTTTTTCTTCATCGAAGCGCAGCACCTCAACACTACCTTTATGAAGAATAAATCATTTACCGCACCTTATTATCCGTTGTATGATTTCCGGTTGAATCTGGGAATTGTATGGTATTTATTTAGTTAA